The Cerasicoccus sp. TK19100 genome window below encodes:
- a CDS encoding fatty acid desaturase family protein produces the protein MNPKAHVKAVATSAVIAAEEDIAVVIATNPQRENTSKPSPECSGGGLEESPRTGKELILATKAFACENRVRSWWEVLFTLALFGVAFLGTLAPWVWPLRLACSILCSLLMVRTFVIFHDHQHHAILDNSFIADFLMRFIGILALTPSSIWKSSHNYHHNHNSKLLCARIGSFPIMTRQHYAKASFSVRFKYRFMRHPLTMMFGYITVFLIGMSVSSFMENPRKNLDGFLAVVLHLAFAATLYIFGGFSALFFTLLLPYSLAMALGTYLFYVQHNFPGVIFRDSKGWTYEGAALDSSSFLRMPMIMHWFTANIGYHHIHHLNSRIPFYRLPEAMRAIPELRNPKSSSLRPFDIWSCLRLTVWDVEGQRMIPA, from the coding sequence GTGAATCCCAAGGCCCACGTCAAGGCGGTGGCAACTTCAGCCGTAATAGCGGCGGAGGAGGACATCGCGGTCGTGATCGCTACTAACCCGCAAAGAGAAAACACTTCGAAGCCGTCACCGGAATGTTCCGGTGGCGGTCTTGAGGAATCGCCACGCACTGGCAAAGAACTGATATTGGCGACCAAGGCATTCGCGTGCGAAAACCGCGTGCGCAGCTGGTGGGAAGTGTTATTCACGCTTGCTTTATTTGGCGTCGCCTTCCTGGGGACTTTAGCTCCGTGGGTATGGCCTCTGCGGCTGGCTTGCAGCATCTTATGCAGTTTGCTGATGGTGCGCACGTTTGTCATCTTTCACGATCACCAACATCACGCGATTTTGGATAACTCATTTATCGCAGATTTTCTGATGCGTTTCATTGGCATCCTGGCGCTGACTCCAAGCAGCATCTGGAAAAGCTCGCACAACTACCACCATAACCATAACTCCAAGCTGCTTTGTGCCCGGATTGGCTCTTTTCCCATCATGACGCGTCAGCATTACGCGAAAGCCAGTTTCTCTGTACGGTTTAAGTATCGATTCATGCGGCACCCGCTGACCATGATGTTTGGCTATATAACCGTGTTCTTAATTGGCATGTCAGTTTCATCCTTCATGGAGAATCCAAGAAAGAATCTGGATGGGTTTTTGGCAGTGGTGCTGCATCTTGCATTTGCAGCGACTTTATACATTTTCGGCGGCTTTTCCGCGCTATTCTTTACTCTGCTTCTACCTTACTCTTTGGCTATGGCTTTAGGCACCTATCTATTTTACGTGCAGCATAATTTCCCGGGAGTGATTTTTCGTGATTCGAAAGGCTGGACCTACGAGGGAGCCGCCTTGGATTCGTCCAGCTTTCTGAGAATGCCTATGATCATGCATTGGTTTACCGCCAACATCGGCTACCACCATATTCATCACTTGAACTCCAGGATTCCTTTCTATCGATTGCCCGAAGCAATGCGCGCAATTCCGGAACTTCGAAATCCTAAAAGCTCAAGTCTTCGTCCGTTCGATATTTGGTCCTGTCTTCGCCTTACTGTCTGGGATGTCGAAGGCCAACGCATGATCCCAGCCTAA
- a CDS encoding RNA recognition motif domain-containing protein, producing the protein MDIFVGNLSYEVNESAIEEAFAAHGGVSRVKLVLDRDTGRSRGIAFVTMDDFNEAQAAIKALDGQELGGREMKVNQARERESQGPRQGGGNFSRNSGGGGHRGRDRY; encoded by the coding sequence ATGGATATTTTCGTAGGCAATCTGTCTTATGAAGTAAATGAAAGCGCTATTGAAGAGGCATTTGCTGCTCATGGCGGTGTTAGCAGGGTCAAGCTTGTGCTCGACCGTGACACTGGCCGATCGCGCGGCATCGCATTTGTCACTATGGACGATTTCAATGAAGCGCAGGCCGCCATTAAGGCACTGGATGGGCAGGAACTCGGCGGTCGTGAGATGAAGGTTAACCAAGCGCGAGAACGTGAATCCCAAGGCCCACGTCAAGGCGGTGGCAACTTCAGCCGTAATAGCGGCGGAGGAGGACATCGCGGTCGTGATCGCTACTAA
- a CDS encoding HAD family hydrolase — MMMKAITKPLLAMLAVILVSPALFSDPLPSWNETDAKRSIIEFVEKTTDANSPAYVPPSSRIAVFDNDGTLWSEQPMYFQLFFIFDRVKKLAPQHPEWQTKEPFASVLKGDYANALAGGDQSIMELVYASSSGMTGEQYASEVREWMKTARHPKTDLPYTDMVFQPMLELLAYLRAEGYKTFIVSGGGVDFMRVFAEEVYGVPAEQVIGSELEVKFEMQNGVPVILKNPKIDYIDDKTGKPVGIYQHIGRRPVFAAGNSDGDIEMLQYTTIPRNEDDESVRFALFVHHDDATREFAYDRKSHFGALDKGLDIASTNSWLVVSMKNDWARIYPITASMH; from the coding sequence ATGATGATGAAAGCCATAACCAAGCCTTTGCTGGCAATGCTCGCCGTAATTTTGGTCAGCCCGGCGCTATTCTCTGATCCGCTTCCATCGTGGAACGAGACTGACGCGAAGCGCAGCATCATTGAGTTCGTTGAGAAAACAACGGATGCGAACTCACCTGCTTACGTGCCACCATCTAGTCGGATAGCCGTTTTTGACAACGACGGTACGTTATGGTCCGAGCAGCCGATGTATTTTCAGCTGTTCTTCATTTTTGATCGGGTGAAAAAACTGGCACCCCAACATCCTGAGTGGCAAACCAAAGAGCCATTCGCGTCGGTATTGAAGGGTGACTACGCAAATGCCCTGGCAGGCGGAGACCAGTCTATTATGGAATTGGTCTACGCAAGCTCCAGCGGCATGACTGGTGAGCAATATGCCAGCGAAGTTCGCGAGTGGATGAAAACCGCGAGGCATCCGAAGACAGACCTTCCTTACACTGACATGGTTTTTCAACCTATGCTGGAGCTACTCGCCTATCTTCGGGCAGAGGGGTATAAAACGTTTATTGTTTCGGGTGGCGGCGTTGATTTTATGCGCGTCTTTGCCGAAGAAGTTTACGGAGTCCCAGCAGAACAAGTTATCGGCAGTGAGTTGGAGGTTAAGTTCGAGATGCAGAACGGTGTCCCGGTGATCCTCAAGAATCCGAAGATCGATTACATCGATGACAAGACCGGCAAGCCTGTCGGGATTTATCAGCACATCGGTCGCCGTCCCGTTTTTGCAGCCGGCAACTCCGATGGGGATATTGAAATGCTGCAATACACCACGATTCCTCGAAACGAAGACGACGAGTCTGTTCGTTTCGCATTATTCGTTCATCATGATGATGCGACCCGCGAGTTTGCCTATGATCGCAAATCTCATTTCGGTGCCCTCGATAAAGGTCTCGATATCGCTTCCACAAACAGTTGGCTCGTCGTGAGCATGAAGAATGATTGGGCAAGGATTTATCCAATAACTGCTTCCATGCATTAG
- a CDS encoding arylsulfatase, with amino-acid sequence MNRKLLALVASLGCTFWGTSLVAQTSTGESAKAEKPNILLIVSDDTGWGDPGVYGGGEGRGMPTATLDSMADNGMTFFSFYGQPSCTPGRAAIQTGRFPNRSGMTTVAFQGQGGGLPAAEWTLGSMLKEAGYQTYFTGKWHLGESDYALPNAQGYDVMEYCFLYHLNAYTYTDPSWFPDMPSELRDMFKKVTKGALSGKAGEEAKEVFSVSGEYVNTPDKGVVGIPYLDEYVEKAGISFLEQAAKNPQQPFFININFMKNHQPNLPHPDFEHKSISKTKYADSVLELDTRIGNVLAKLKELGLDKNTLVFYTVDNGAWQDVYPDSGYTPFRSTKGTLREGGNRVPAIALWPGKVPEGVRNHEIVGGTDLMATFASLAGHSLPKEDRDGKPIVFDSYDMTPVLMGKGKSPRDTWFYFSENELSPGATRVGNLKALFNIRGDDGAQTGGLAVDTNLGWKGAEKYVATVPQIFDLLQDPQERYDLFMTNWTERTWALPAFAIANEKLMKTYVDYPPRPVQSESYAGPVTLSNYFKFQHIRDSLKKDGISLPMPTGN; translated from the coding sequence ATGAATAGAAAACTACTAGCTCTGGTCGCTTCCCTTGGGTGCACCTTTTGGGGAACATCCCTTGTCGCGCAAACCTCAACGGGAGAGTCGGCCAAGGCTGAAAAGCCCAACATTCTTTTGATCGTCTCCGATGACACTGGTTGGGGTGACCCCGGCGTGTATGGGGGCGGCGAAGGCCGCGGTATGCCAACCGCCACGCTCGACTCCATGGCGGATAACGGCATGACCTTTTTCTCATTCTATGGCCAACCGAGCTGCACGCCGGGCCGCGCCGCAATCCAAACCGGTCGCTTCCCGAACCGCAGTGGCATGACTACCGTGGCCTTCCAGGGGCAAGGCGGCGGACTCCCCGCTGCTGAATGGACTTTGGGTTCTATGTTGAAAGAAGCAGGCTACCAAACCTACTTCACGGGTAAGTGGCACCTCGGCGAGTCAGACTATGCGCTACCGAATGCACAGGGCTACGACGTGATGGAATACTGCTTCCTCTACCACCTCAATGCTTACACCTACACGGACCCGAGCTGGTTCCCGGACATGCCATCAGAGCTTCGCGATATGTTCAAGAAGGTGACCAAGGGCGCACTCAGCGGTAAGGCCGGTGAGGAGGCGAAGGAAGTCTTTAGCGTGTCGGGCGAGTATGTGAACACCCCGGACAAGGGCGTAGTAGGCATTCCCTACCTCGACGAATACGTTGAGAAGGCCGGCATCTCTTTCCTTGAGCAAGCAGCCAAGAACCCGCAGCAACCGTTCTTCATCAACATCAACTTCATGAAGAATCACCAGCCAAACCTTCCGCACCCGGACTTTGAGCACAAGTCGATCTCGAAGACGAAGTATGCTGATTCCGTGCTCGAGCTAGACACCCGTATTGGCAACGTCCTCGCGAAGCTCAAGGAGCTCGGCCTCGACAAGAACACACTCGTTTTCTACACAGTCGACAATGGTGCCTGGCAGGATGTTTATCCCGACAGCGGCTACACGCCATTCCGCAGCACCAAGGGAACGCTTCGTGAAGGCGGCAACCGTGTACCGGCGATTGCGCTTTGGCCTGGAAAGGTTCCTGAAGGCGTTCGCAACCACGAGATCGTTGGCGGAACTGATTTGATGGCGACCTTTGCTTCGCTTGCTGGGCACAGTCTCCCCAAGGAAGATCGTGACGGTAAGCCAATCGTTTTCGACAGCTACGACATGACTCCGGTCCTCATGGGCAAAGGCAAGAGCCCGCGTGACACCTGGTTCTACTTCTCGGAGAACGAGCTCAGCCCCGGCGCGACTCGTGTGGGTAATCTCAAGGCACTGTTCAACATCCGTGGTGATGACGGCGCTCAGACCGGTGGATTGGCCGTGGATACCAACCTCGGCTGGAAGGGTGCTGAGAAATACGTTGCGACCGTTCCGCAGATTTTTGACCTCTTGCAGGACCCACAGGAACGTTACGACCTCTTTATGACGAATTGGACTGAGCGGACTTGGGCTTTGCCAGCCTTCGCAATCGCCAACGAAAAGCTCATGAAGACCTATGTGGATTATCCGCCGCGCCCGGTTCAAAGTGAATCTTATGCGGGTCCGGTCACCCTATCGAACTACTTCAAATTTCAGCATATCCGCGATTCCTTGAAGAAGGATGGGATATCACTGCCGATGCCAACGGGGAACTAA
- a CDS encoding response regulator transcription factor, which yields MSFKEDNAAMGIVYLVDDDESFRKSIARLLRLSEFDTRDFASVGDFLIQFSPSKRGCVLLDIRMPGPDGMELFEHLRRENIGLPVIFLTGHGDVPTAVSAIKRGAFDFLTKPVEKKRLLEAVGNALAHSESSGKVFEQRAELQKRFQQLTPTEKTILKLVVEGLPNKAIADQVGNAERTVKLHRASLSKKLGANCTADLVRFHFEAGLE from the coding sequence ATGAGTTTCAAGGAAGACAACGCAGCCATGGGCATCGTTTACCTGGTGGACGACGATGAATCGTTCCGGAAATCTATTGCCCGCCTGCTTAGGCTCTCGGAGTTTGATACCCGGGACTTTGCGTCGGTGGGAGATTTTCTGATCCAGTTCTCCCCAAGCAAACGCGGTTGCGTCCTGCTGGACATCCGCATGCCTGGCCCCGATGGGATGGAGCTATTCGAGCACCTGCGGCGAGAAAATATCGGCTTGCCGGTTATCTTTTTAACGGGACACGGAGACGTGCCAACGGCCGTAAGCGCGATCAAGCGGGGTGCTTTTGACTTTCTAACCAAGCCAGTCGAAAAGAAACGCTTGCTGGAGGCTGTGGGCAACGCGCTGGCGCATTCGGAATCCTCGGGTAAGGTGTTCGAACAGCGTGCGGAACTGCAAAAGCGTTTCCAGCAACTGACTCCCACTGAGAAGACAATCCTGAAGTTGGTTGTCGAAGGGCTTCCCAATAAGGCGATCGCAGATCAGGTTGGCAACGCCGAGCGCACGGTGAAACTTCACCGTGCAAGCTTGTCGAAGAAGCTCGGTGCAAATTGCACCGCCGATCTCGTTCGTTTCCATTTCGAGGCTGGGCTGGAGTAG
- a CDS encoding ATP-binding protein, with translation MMRFFLLMAVFCWLTSVHMQAEVPSVETNSNQTQSPPLRVLVLYSNQRTLPANQDFQNGLWASLEGAINTHRIELFEEYLEIHRLPLEDDEPIMVSYLRERYADLKPDVVVSVGGQALDFSSHWMANVIPEAIEIFAAVREDQLMAVEQNKPFVGVLNVVQVVPLLEVASSMLPATKEIVLVGGSAPYDRALMRVARQNIQEAFPWEIREIIAASPDAIAAELSQLSPETIVLYTTFFKDSAGVTYIPKRVLERISKDSAVPIFALFDTMLGSGATGIAATPFDEQGRSLGSVLERIAQGETPSEIGLVSASAPRYLFDARAMRRYGMDPGAVPDEVEIFFEQPSLIQAHPVAFTVAVVTILVQASLIAALLWTRYRKKRAEQQASEMERYFSTVFRESPNPMAVIEAPSGLLRDINPAWEALYGFKRDEVIGRSPVELGILPDEQDRSHYEDFIDRSNSLSGYERQIRTGGGDLLNVAIYSNAVEKNGTRLQIVTTIDMSDRAEADRLRNNLARDNRLAQLGQISAWIAHEINQPLGAILSNAEAALICLSKGPDSRAELEEILKDIRSEERRASRVVEQIRKMLGKSSADMRVLSVSEYLEEVMRMAMPQATRQGVDLRLDLSELGEACVHGDRVLLMQVLLNLIFNAMDAVAVQPLSGRLVSVGGRIWEDRGELEIEVSDEGPGVPADRMDSIFNYYYTTKAEGMGVGLAISRFIIDEHKGALTVENRQSGGACFRVRLPLCKNAS, from the coding sequence ATGATGCGTTTTTTCCTGCTCATGGCAGTTTTTTGCTGGCTGACGTCGGTGCACATGCAGGCGGAAGTGCCCAGCGTGGAAACCAACTCGAACCAGACGCAATCTCCCCCGTTACGCGTCCTCGTTCTGTATTCCAATCAGCGCACGCTTCCCGCTAATCAAGACTTCCAGAATGGATTATGGGCTTCGCTCGAGGGAGCGATTAATACTCACCGGATTGAGTTATTCGAAGAATATCTGGAGATACATCGCTTGCCGCTGGAGGATGACGAGCCGATCATGGTGAGTTATTTGCGAGAACGCTATGCGGACCTGAAGCCCGATGTCGTAGTCTCCGTTGGGGGGCAGGCATTGGACTTTTCCAGCCATTGGATGGCAAACGTAATTCCAGAGGCGATCGAGATATTTGCCGCAGTTCGAGAAGATCAGCTGATGGCTGTCGAGCAGAACAAGCCGTTCGTTGGAGTGCTCAATGTCGTGCAGGTCGTCCCATTGCTGGAGGTAGCTTCCTCCATGTTGCCCGCAACCAAAGAGATAGTGCTGGTGGGAGGCAGTGCGCCTTATGATCGCGCGCTGATGAGGGTGGCTCGTCAGAATATCCAGGAAGCTTTCCCATGGGAGATCCGTGAGATTATCGCCGCCAGCCCCGATGCCATTGCTGCTGAGTTGTCCCAATTGAGTCCAGAGACCATCGTGCTTTACACAACGTTCTTTAAAGATTCTGCGGGTGTTACCTATATACCCAAGCGCGTGCTCGAGCGCATTAGCAAAGACTCTGCGGTCCCGATTTTTGCCCTCTTCGATACGATGCTTGGCTCTGGCGCGACAGGTATTGCCGCCACGCCATTCGATGAGCAAGGCCGCAGTCTTGGGAGTGTGCTGGAGCGAATTGCCCAAGGGGAGACGCCATCAGAGATAGGCTTGGTTTCGGCGTCCGCACCGCGATATCTCTTCGATGCGCGGGCGATGCGGCGCTACGGGATGGACCCCGGCGCGGTGCCAGACGAAGTAGAGATATTTTTCGAACAGCCCAGCCTCATTCAAGCGCATCCGGTCGCTTTCACCGTAGCGGTCGTAACCATTCTAGTGCAGGCGTCTCTCATCGCGGCGCTGTTGTGGACCCGATACCGGAAAAAACGCGCCGAGCAGCAGGCCTCGGAAATGGAGCGCTATTTTTCAACCGTTTTTCGGGAAAGCCCGAATCCGATGGCAGTAATCGAAGCGCCCAGCGGATTGTTACGGGACATCAACCCGGCCTGGGAAGCGCTTTATGGATTTAAGCGGGATGAAGTAATCGGAAGAAGTCCTGTAGAACTGGGCATCCTGCCCGATGAACAAGACCGCAGCCATTATGAAGACTTTATAGATAGAAGTAACAGTTTAAGTGGCTACGAAAGGCAGATCCGGACTGGAGGTGGCGATCTGCTGAATGTTGCGATTTATAGCAATGCCGTCGAAAAAAACGGCACGCGACTGCAGATTGTGACGACCATCGATATGAGCGACCGAGCCGAGGCTGATCGACTTCGCAACAATCTCGCACGCGACAACCGACTGGCCCAGCTTGGGCAAATATCCGCCTGGATCGCCCATGAAATCAATCAGCCTTTGGGGGCCATATTGAGCAATGCCGAGGCAGCCCTCATCTGTTTGTCCAAGGGGCCAGATAGCCGCGCTGAGCTTGAGGAAATTCTCAAGGACATCCGGTCTGAAGAACGTCGGGCTTCCCGGGTGGTTGAGCAAATCCGAAAGATGCTGGGGAAAAGCTCTGCTGACATGCGCGTATTGTCGGTTTCCGAGTATTTGGAAGAAGTGATGCGCATGGCAATGCCCCAAGCGACGCGGCAGGGAGTCGACCTCCGGCTGGATTTATCCGAACTCGGGGAAGCTTGCGTTCATGGGGATCGGGTGCTGCTCATGCAGGTCTTGTTAAATCTAATCTTCAACGCAATGGATGCGGTGGCCGTGCAGCCTCTGTCCGGCAGGCTAGTCTCGGTTGGGGGACGCATTTGGGAAGATCGCGGCGAATTAGAAATCGAGGTCAGCGATGAGGGGCCCGGGGTGCCAGCCGATAGAATGGATTCCATCTTCAATTACTATTATACCACGAAGGCTGAAGGAATGGGAGTCGGCCTGGCAATATCCCGTTTTATCATTGATGAGCACAAAGGCGCGCTTACCGTGGAAAATCGACAGAGTGGAGGGGCGTGTTTTCGCGTGCGGCTTCCTCTTTGCAAGAATGCATCATGA
- a CDS encoding YbcC family protein, giving the protein MHSTESIEKACQQVAPLWPLANFVAVNPYLGFAHKPFAQTAHYLAQVQDANLAMPLKYYGEQFADGAISECDLEAAISRASEEVLKAFKEADAPLTAAALIQATLQPEDGEEPCYRPGTFSTYLDARQDTHWHRAFGEEAAKWCAAYYDKGQALWMLPGKSEGFYQAWLQTVKHDRTLACMGLKGAHQMLAAMPDSPESAIKDAIEAMDIPAELISEWLYRVLLSLPGWAGHLRYLDREQELRGGSGGELIQLLAILLNYEKVLHAAYSGDEDCMLGWKRMLMEEPVETANELMPLALAQRLVWQSALEYKVEQTLKHSIQPKAIAGAGEQPDVQAAFCIDVRSELFRRNLETALPEIQTIGFAGFFGVPLAHLPLGQQSEQARCPALLAPPVKSCECGHEHDHDAEPHRSARSWRQFKDGAASCFSFVETFGLSYTWKLMQSAMGLGKKQGLAGQPSLADALDLEAKVNLAKGIVHGLSLTKQCGKLILLCGHGSATSNNPYASGLDCGACGGHPGDANARVAATLLNDSEVRKGLAEAGIDLPPQAHFIAGLHNTTTDEVTLFDLESLPSSHRDELTKLQQGLAQAGLWTAAIRAKSLGVTDADSVAAVKSRSADWSQVRPEWGLAGNAGFIVAPRSWTRASDLGGKAFLHEYDPAADPEGSLLEGILAGPLVVGSWINLQYYASSVDNAHYGSGHKAIHNVVGGIGVALGNENDLRPGLPLQSVHDGKKLVHEPVRLHAIVAADTATLDAILERQPMLKQLLDNQWLHLYALGTEGERFIQRQSNGEWKESNAPGRSVPIQFTMA; this is encoded by the coding sequence ATGCACTCAACAGAATCCATTGAAAAAGCCTGTCAGCAGGTCGCGCCATTGTGGCCTTTGGCCAACTTTGTCGCCGTGAATCCTTACTTGGGATTTGCACACAAACCATTCGCGCAGACGGCCCACTACCTCGCGCAAGTGCAGGACGCCAATTTGGCCATGCCGCTCAAATACTACGGAGAACAGTTTGCCGATGGAGCCATCTCCGAATGTGATCTGGAGGCCGCCATCAGCCGGGCCTCCGAGGAAGTGTTGAAAGCCTTTAAGGAAGCTGACGCGCCTCTGACCGCAGCGGCCTTAATTCAGGCCACGTTGCAGCCGGAAGATGGCGAAGAACCTTGCTACCGGCCTGGCACCTTCAGCACCTACCTCGATGCGCGGCAGGACACTCACTGGCACCGGGCTTTTGGTGAGGAGGCCGCCAAGTGGTGTGCCGCGTATTATGATAAGGGGCAAGCGCTCTGGATGCTACCGGGTAAGAGCGAGGGCTTTTATCAAGCTTGGCTGCAAACGGTGAAGCATGACCGGACATTGGCCTGCATGGGGCTCAAGGGCGCTCATCAAATGCTAGCTGCGATGCCGGACTCCCCTGAGTCTGCAATCAAAGATGCTATCGAAGCGATGGACATCCCAGCCGAACTGATATCGGAATGGCTTTACCGGGTGCTCCTGTCTCTTCCGGGTTGGGCCGGACACCTGCGTTACTTGGACCGTGAGCAGGAGTTAAGGGGCGGTAGTGGCGGTGAGCTCATTCAGTTGTTGGCGATCCTTCTCAACTATGAAAAGGTGCTCCACGCGGCTTATTCCGGGGACGAAGATTGCATGCTCGGCTGGAAGCGGATGCTGATGGAGGAGCCGGTGGAAACCGCTAATGAGCTTATGCCCTTAGCATTGGCTCAGCGGCTCGTTTGGCAAAGCGCCCTCGAGTACAAAGTGGAGCAAACGCTCAAGCACTCCATACAACCCAAGGCAATTGCAGGGGCAGGGGAGCAGCCTGACGTGCAGGCGGCCTTCTGCATCGACGTGCGGTCGGAGCTATTCCGGCGGAATTTGGAGACAGCCCTACCCGAAATTCAGACCATTGGTTTCGCCGGTTTCTTTGGCGTGCCACTGGCGCACCTGCCACTGGGGCAGCAAAGCGAGCAGGCACGTTGCCCGGCGCTCTTGGCCCCTCCGGTCAAGAGCTGCGAATGTGGCCATGAGCACGATCACGATGCAGAACCTCACCGCTCAGCCAGAAGTTGGCGGCAGTTTAAAGACGGTGCAGCGTCTTGCTTTAGCTTTGTCGAAACCTTCGGCTTGTCCTACACTTGGAAGCTGATGCAAAGCGCTATGGGACTTGGTAAAAAACAAGGCCTCGCAGGCCAACCTTCCCTGGCCGATGCACTTGATTTGGAAGCCAAGGTTAACCTGGCCAAAGGAATCGTTCATGGGCTCAGTCTGACAAAGCAATGTGGTAAACTCATCCTGCTCTGCGGTCATGGTAGTGCGACAAGCAACAACCCTTACGCCTCAGGCCTGGACTGCGGTGCCTGCGGTGGCCACCCGGGAGATGCGAACGCACGCGTTGCCGCAACGCTCCTCAATGATTCGGAGGTTCGGAAGGGACTGGCCGAGGCAGGTATTGATCTTCCGCCACAAGCACACTTCATTGCTGGGCTTCACAATACCACCACCGATGAGGTCACCTTATTCGACTTGGAAAGTCTGCCGTCTTCGCATCGGGATGAACTAACAAAGCTTCAGCAAGGGCTCGCGCAGGCTGGGCTCTGGACTGCGGCCATTCGGGCAAAATCTCTCGGCGTGACGGATGCCGATAGTGTTGCCGCGGTCAAGTCGCGGAGTGCCGACTGGTCACAGGTGCGGCCCGAGTGGGGCTTGGCGGGCAATGCTGGATTTATCGTTGCCCCGAGAAGTTGGACACGTGCGAGCGATCTCGGCGGCAAGGCATTTCTGCACGAGTATGATCCGGCAGCAGATCCCGAAGGCAGCTTGCTGGAAGGCATTCTTGCTGGGCCGCTCGTGGTCGGTAGTTGGATCAACTTGCAGTATTATGCCTCGTCGGTGGACAACGCGCACTACGGCAGCGGTCATAAAGCGATACATAACGTTGTTGGTGGAATCGGCGTCGCCCTTGGCAACGAGAACGACCTGCGGCCCGGTCTGCCCCTGCAATCTGTGCATGATGGCAAAAAACTCGTTCATGAACCCGTTCGGCTCCATGCTATTGTGGCGGCCGACACCGCGACTCTCGATGCTATCCTTGAGCGTCAACCCATGCTCAAGCAACTTCTCGACAACCAATGGCTCCACCTCTATGCCCTAGGGACCGAAGGCGAACGGTTTATTCAGCGCCAATCAAACGGCGAATGGAAAGAGTCTAATGCACCGGGACGCTCAGTCCCGATTCAGTTCACCATGGCTTGA